The Miscanthus floridulus cultivar M001 chromosome 7, ASM1932011v1, whole genome shotgun sequence genome includes a region encoding these proteins:
- the LOC136466467 gene encoding small nuclear ribonucleoprotein SmD3b-like has product MSRSLGIPVKLLHEAAGHVVTVELKTGEVYRGSMVECEDNWNCQLENITFTAKDGKVSQLEHVFIRGSRVRFMIIPDMLKNAPMFKRLEARIRGKGSAVGVGRGRTVAMRARAAAGRGGGPVGRGGAPPVRR; this is encoded by the exons ATGAGCCGCAGCCTCGGGATCCCGGTGAAGCTGCTGCACGAGGCGGCGGGCCACGTCGTCACGGTCGAGCTCAAGACCGGCGAGGTCTACCGCGGCTCCATGGTCGAGTGCGAGGACAACTGGAACTGCCAGCTCGAAAACATCACCTTCACGGCAAAG GACGGCAAGGTGTCGCAGCTGGAACACGTCTTCATCAGAGGGAGTAGGGTCAGGTTCATGATCATACCCGACATGCTCAAGAACGCCCCAATGTTCAAGCGCCTCGAGGCCAGGATTAGG GGTAAAGGCTCAGCTGTTGGTGTCGGCCGAGGCCGCACGGTCGCCATGCGTGCTAGG GCTGCTGCTGGTCGTGGCGGTGGTCCTGTTGGACGAGGTGGTGCACCCCCTGTGAGGAGGTAG